The following proteins are encoded in a genomic region of Candidatus Campbellbacteria bacterium:
- the ychF gene encoding redox-regulated ATPase YchF yields MGLSLGIVGLPNVGKSTLFNALTRQSVDAANYPFCTIDPSVGVVRVPDERLTVLSTFSQSKKTIPAAVEFVDIAGLVKGASEGQGLGNQFLSHIREVDAIVQVVRIFENADIIHVSNTIDPVRDIGVINLELILADMQVVTKRLGSVEKEVRSGSREAQVEKDGLEKVKVVLESEAFARTTALTEEEFEKVKLLNLLTMKKMLYALNTQSGGKNLDELKDERWTALLAFFEKEKAVWVVVDANTESDLKDMEYDERVAMRTELSVRGGIDDLIVSGFTLLDLMTFLTTGEDETRAWTIKKGSTAPQAGAAIHTDFLQKFIRAEVVFWKDLIDAGSYATAREKGLVRTEGKEYIVKDGDVVEFKI; encoded by the coding sequence ATGGGACTCTCGCTTGGTATTGTTGGTCTTCCCAACGTTGGTAAGTCGACGCTTTTTAATGCGCTTACACGTCAAAGTGTTGATGCCGCAAATTATCCGTTCTGCACCATTGATCCGTCAGTTGGTGTTGTTCGAGTACCCGACGAACGTCTCACCGTTCTTTCAACGTTTTCACAATCAAAAAAAACAATTCCTGCGGCCGTTGAGTTTGTGGACATCGCGGGACTTGTAAAGGGCGCATCGGAAGGGCAGGGACTTGGAAACCAATTTCTCTCCCACATTCGCGAAGTTGATGCGATTGTGCAGGTGGTGCGTATATTTGAAAATGCTGACATTATTCACGTATCAAACACCATTGACCCAGTACGAGACATTGGGGTGATTAATTTAGAGCTTATTTTGGCAGATATGCAGGTAGTAACGAAGCGTCTCGGAAGTGTTGAGAAGGAGGTCCGTAGTGGCTCACGTGAGGCACAGGTTGAGAAAGACGGGCTGGAGAAGGTGAAGGTAGTGCTTGAATCCGAGGCATTTGCTCGAACCACAGCACTCACCGAAGAAGAGTTTGAAAAAGTGAAACTCCTCAACCTTTTGACGATGAAAAAGATGCTCTACGCACTTAACACACAATCAGGTGGAAAAAATTTAGATGAACTCAAAGATGAACGGTGGACGGCATTGCTTGCATTTTTTGAAAAAGAAAAAGCGGTATGGGTTGTGGTGGACGCAAATACAGAATCTGATTTGAAAGATATGGAATATGACGAGCGTGTTGCCATGCGCACAGAGCTTTCAGTACGTGGTGGTATTGATGATTTAATTGTTTCTGGTTTTACACTTCTTGATTTGATGACATTCTTGACGACTGGAGAAGATGAAACACGTGCGTGGACAATAAAGAAGGGAAGCACTGCACCGCAAGCTGGCGCTGCGATTCACACGGACTTTTTACAAAAATTTATTCGTGCTGAGGTTGTTTTTTGGAAAGATTTAATTGATGCCGGCTCATACGCAACAGCTCGTGAAAAGGGTTTGGTACGTACAGAAGGGAAGGAATACATCGTCAAAGACGGCGACGTCGTCGAGTTTAAAATCTAG